The following are from one region of the Salminus brasiliensis chromosome 14, fSalBra1.hap2, whole genome shotgun sequence genome:
- the LOC140577472 gene encoding trypsin, producing the protein MNLLLLFLCVLLELLAVTCQQLMQGRIIGGYAPAPYSIKYIVSIQSVVGQHFCGGTLINKYWVLTAAHCNKGAGNMRIVAGDYSLSVYEGTEQYRTPSALIPHPQYNKTSNDADIMLIKLQTPVVLNSYVSTAPLPRQGSTMAEGRVCRVSGWGFTSPSGGIPTSLRTVTLPIVSNSRCNSPDSFNGTITDSMICAGYAAGGKDACSGDSGGPLVCEGRVYGIVSWGNSCADPQYPGVYTAVPRFRKWIDDTIFGFYGNCP; encoded by the exons ATGAAtcttctcctgcttttcctCTGCGTCCTCCTGGAACTGCTTGCTGTCACCT GTCAGCAGCTGATGCAGGGCCGGATAATAGGCGGCTACGCTCCTGCTCCGTACTCCATCAAGTACATAGTGTCCATCCAGAGTGTCGTGGGACAGCACTTCTGCGGAGGCACGTTGATTAACAAGTACTGGGTGCTGACTGCTGCACACTGCAATAAAGG AGCTGGAAACATGAGGATCGTGGCTGGAGATTACTCTCTCAGTGTGTATGAGGGCACAGAGCAATACCGCACACCGAGCGCCTTAATACCTCACCCGCAGTACAACAAAACCAGTAATGACGCAGACATCATGCTCATTAAG CTGCAGACCCCGGTGGTTCTGAACAGTTACGTGTCCACCGCCCCACTGCCCCGCCAGGGGTCCACCATGGCAGAGGGGCGAGTGTGTAGAGTGTCCGGATGGGGGTTCACCTCACCCTCTGGGGGAATCCCAACGTCTCTCAGGACCGTCACTTTGCCCATAGTGTCCAACTCCAGGTGCAACAGCCCTGACTCCTTCAACGGCACCATTACAGACAGCATGATCTGTGCCGGCTACGCCGCTGGAGGAAAGGATGCGTGCAGT GGGGACTCTGGAGGACCGCTGGTGTGTGAGGGTCGAGTCTACGGGATCGTTTCCTGGGGCAACAGTTGTGCAGATCCTCAGTATCCTGGGGTTTACACCGCCGTGCCTAGGTTCCGCAAGTGGATAGACGACACTATATTTGGCTTTTATGGAAACTGCCCTTAA